gctttcaagcgccgcccttcgtggcgcccctccacccgttcctgcagaaagcctgggaaagtggccagcaagccggctgcctgggaaagcggcgcacTTTTAAAACGGGACTGTGGTGATGGTGTTGGGGGGGTGCGAGATAAGTGAGGGAGCCTCGAAACCGCTTGTCGCCTTCGCTTCCATGGGGCTTTTGAGGGAAATAACAGTCCCTCCTGGGGGAGAAGCAGGGGACAGGCTCTCGGAGCCCTTgaaaagacaccccccccctttccaccccttgtcgcccgagacgaggtcggggcgcttccttcccattggcgctctcttcagatcctcctcccctcgctctgGGTGAGCAGCACGGCATGGCggcggtgatggaggaggaggaagaggaggagaacgagggcgaatataagacataccccgaaagtaagacgtagtggggcttttggggataaaaagaaagtaagacactgtcttactttcggggaaacacggtattataaACTGCAGTATAAATTGCCACAGTGATCAGAACTACAAGTACTCGTGGTTGATTGAAAGTTTCTTGTTTCTTGCTGCCACCGACATTTAAAACACTGATTTGTCATTCTGTTTTAGATATCCCAGTCAATTCTCTTTAGGCCACATCCTGCGATGCAGGTAATTCGTTCTCAGCTCCAACGTTTGCCTTCTCCATTCTACTACTAGAGAGATCTTTACTGgataattttctcattttaatATTTGGTAGCTTCTTAAGGTCACCATCCCAGTCTCTGGTAGAAATGGAAGAAAAATGGCAAGCATTAGGGGTTGGAAAGTATAATATTTATGCTGATGATCAATCATTGCTCCTATTTAAAACCAAAAATATATAGTACTTTGATTGGAAGGATCTTTGTAAAATAGCCACCTAATTGAAGAGATGTTTTCAAACGACGTTTCTGAAATTCCTATGATACGGGAAATACAGGGAAACTACTATGCATACTCTAAAATAGGCTTATAATACTTAAATAAACTTAATTCCCATATcaaattaaagaaaaacaaaaatattctggGTCCAATCTATATGTAAAATGTTCTACCTACTTTATAAACTCATCCTGcactatcatttttttttttttttctttttgctaataCAATCTTCCATCTGTTTTTCAATTAATTTCTTCCTGGATTTTGTAAATCGGGACAAAAATTAATGTGCTCTGCTTTCTCAAAACTCATCAGTTTTATGCAGCTGAATTCTCCTAATACTGGGATGACTCAACCTTGGAAAACTCTCGCGATTATGCATTAAGGGCTAggtgagaaccactgatgtactGTAAATTAATTCCTTCCCTTCACACGTAATTAGACACAGAGTGGAAATGTAAGAAAAGCTCCAACCATAAAAGCATCTCAAAATCTGTGTATTTGGTTTTTCACATTGATTTTAAGGTAAAGTAATTCTAACCACAGACTGATTTCCATCCCAGTAGAATGTATTTTTCCTAGGAATTGAAATGAGGCAGATCAGGAAGGTAAAAATAACAGCCTCTCCAAATTTAACCATGATCTtggggttgttggggtttttttgttttgttttgttttgagatTTCAAAGAAGCCTAAATTTGAACTAGGTATTTCTTTCCGAAGTAGATTACCTGTTAATTTTTcctgaaaaaataaaatgaagtaaaaagGGAATATAAGAATCCTACTTCCCATAAACAGCCTCTGAATCTATCCATGATCCTTGTTTGTCTCACTGATTTCAagcttaaccctaaccttaagtgGATTTCCATCTAAATAGGATTTCCTTAGGCATTGTGTCAAGCAATTAAAATAACAACATGTTAATTTTGATAGAAGtctaatactaaaaaaaaatagagaaaaaggcAAAGAGATACAAATATATAAATCCTCAATTTTCACTTATCAGTTTATTTCCGAGTTATAACATCTCGATTGACTATATTAATTTTTACACTCAAATTCTCATTTTATAAAGTAATTTTGTATAACACAAGGAATCATAATACAAtatgttcaaaatattttattattcaaaACTGAATATGATGCATGTCATTGTTGAAAAATAAACAGTCTGTTCCTACTAGATTACTTCAGATTAAAAGACTGTgtcctctttttaaaattaaaagaaattatgcTGGAGTAATCCTGCCCTTCCTGTTTCAGGGTAGTTAGAAAATAACTTACCTAAAATATTGAAGATTTTTACAGTTTACAATGTCAGGGATTTctgtggaaaaaaattaaatctagatCAACAAACAGATTAAAAGTAAGGAAATTAAAAGATTAGTAATGTCTGTCTGATTTTGTTATTGTAATTCAGgggtcccaaacttggcaactttaaaacttgtggagttcaactcctagaattctctgtTGTTGTTGAAAGAGACTAAATCACCTGTTTATTTTGCCCAGTTTAGAAATTAAAACTCATTCATCAAAATACATTATTCCAAATTTACAGGATACCCCAAATAATACATTCCAAAGGATGGCTATTAGATTTACTTTGTtagcaatgtaaaaaaaaaatctgatctgCATTTACCCATATGATTTGGTCTTCTGaatctttgaaatatttttagaATAATATTTTAATGTGTAGATTCATAGGAAACATTTGTGTTAAAAGATATTAATATGTTAAATTATATCCCCAAACGTTGGCATTTGACTGTTCAGTTATGGTTGTATCAGGCCATCAATGCTAATTATTCTGAGGATTTGTAAAAACAGTGCTCTAGGTacattataaccattcatttagtgatcatctgaagttacaatggccctaAAAAAGGTAAATTATAACAGCATTCCCAtagtcaagtgatcaaaatttggatgattAGCAACTGGCATGTTTTTCCAATAATTACAGCACCTTTGGGAGGGAGTGTCATATGATTGCCATTTTttagtttccaacaagcaaaatcaatgcagaAAGCTAAATTAACAACTAAATGATTTAACAAGTGCATTTAGCAATTCACCTAACAACAGTGgctaaaaaaggtcataaaatcaagcACGACTCACTTAACAGTCAACTTTCTTAACAGTTGCAattttaaatcaaggactacctatattcttGATACTAAACTGGATTCATGAGAAATCTGATTTACTGTTTTTGAAAAAGCAATCTTATTTATTAGTCAAAAAATGACTCAGTATATTTTTCTGTGGTGTATTAGCGACTCATTTAAAAATTGATTTGACATTTGATAAACGTTTTACAAATATAAACAGTTTCCTCATTTATGTTAAGTTGGCTAGCTTGTTTGGTTTCATTTGAGTagtttttcatatatttatttcttttttgtttgcatttgttctatttttttacataaagcttttaaaaatttaaatattttattttaacaagcGCAAGAGGCACATCTTGATATACTGTAGAAAACCTGTGACAAAGCAATGACAACAAGATTTCTCCAAATTTTAATAATAGGAGTAACATTTTGTTACCCAAACTTGTTAAAATAAAGAAAGTTTATGCTAAGCTTTTTCCTACGTATTGTTCTCCTCCATTATTAAATTTCTGGTTTCAGAAGTATTAATTCTAGGCATCACACCGTGTTCCATTTGATGGAACCTGTGGTTGGATTACAAAACTAGATTACATACCACAAAGCCAAGTTTGCACATATCTGCCTATCAAGCTACAAATTAGttctaaaaaaagaaatgggtttggattaaaaaattaatCCTGATTAAACAGGGCAAATCAGTTGCGTTCAAAAATTTGTGCATGGTTCCATAAATTACAGCTTTTGAATTCAAAATCAAGATTGTGACAAAGCCATAattgaagttttttaaaaagttattgtctctggggtttttttaagaGTAATTGGGGTATAGGTCCAGTCAGACTTACATAAATCAGAAATACTGAGAATTTGCATCTAAATCAGACTAGCTTCAATCACAAGAAGCTCAAATTGACAGAAAGAAATGTTATCACTCTATCTAACTCTTGCTCTCTCCTCTGGATGCCTCTACATTATGTACATGCATTATGGATGCCTCTAGATTATGTACATGCATTTCTCAGGAGAAAACTCTATttgcaaaaaagaaattacttgctGCCATATTGAAGATATTATTTTAGCCAATTAAGATGTTTTTTATCAATTAGGCTAATTTAATACTgtttcacatcaaatttgtaaaagCACCTAATTTTTCCAGACAAAATTATAATTAACTAGTAAGAAAAACTAATGAATAGTGAATCCTGGGACAGAAAGGAAAGTCATACCACTAGTCATTTCTTCTCAATAAAAGacaatagaaatacagtggtacctctacttgtgaacttaattcgttccgtgaccagtttcttaagtagaaaagtttataagaagaagcaatttttcccataggaatcaatataaaagcatgtgattgggaaaaccacagggagggtggaggccctgttttctcccaggagattcctagagaggccccatggaggctttccccctgccttttctggtcctgtttcctcccaggagatttctagagagaccccacagagacttttccccaccttttctggccctgtttcctcccaggagattcctagagaggctccacggaggtttctccctgccttttccggttacagtttcggaggctcgggtttgtaagtggaaaatagttcttgagaagagacaaaaaatcttgaacattcagttcttatctagaaaagttcataaatagaggcgttcctaagtagaggtaccattgtactatgCATTTTAAAGATTAGTCATTCTAACTTTTCATCTTAAACTACCATCTCTAATAAAACTGCCTAGCAGTATAAATTGTTTTTCTCAAATTTAAACCAAGTTAACCAGGAGATATGCAAATGATTATTTTGCCTTAAATAtttcacagtaaaaaaaaaagtggtaatTTTAATACAATGTTAAATTATACATACATGAGAGATAAATCAATAGGCTGTAGAGCGAGACATGCAATACatgtcgaacctttttttcctcaggtgctgaaagagcgtgaaTATGCGCCATCGCGCATGCGtgaatgcccatacccataattcaatgcctggcgagggcaaaaacagcttccctcaccctcccaaaggccctctggacgctggaaacgggctgtttcccaacttctggtgggcccaataggcttgtgttttgccctccccaggctccaaaggcttcactggagatgggggagggtaaaaccaccctcccccattccccgggaggctctctggaagccaaaaatgtcctcccagaatcTCTGTGTGACCCAATAATCTGCTGGCAGGCACATACATGCATAggacaacagctcacatgccagcagatatggcttcacgtgccatcactgacatatagcatatagaaacatagaaacatagaagtctgacggcagaaaaagacctcatggtccatctagtctgcccttatactattttctgtattttatcttaggatggatatatgtttatcccaggcatgtttaaattcagttactgtggatttatctaccacatctgctggaagtttgttccaaggatctactactctttcagtaaaataatattttctcatgttgcttttgatctttcccccaactaacttcagattgtgtccccttgttcttgtgttcacttcatATCTACTGTTAATTTTAAGCTGTTGCTTAAAGAACATTTCAAGTCCTCTAAATGGACATGAATTTTTCACACAAACGTGTCTAAACATGTATCAATTCATCAGAAACAAGTTTACAATGACCATCTgtttactatttaaaaaaaatctttcacaTGCATCAAATTAACTACCATAAAAAGGGAGAGCTTACAGATTATCCGCCTTTTCTTTAGTAAACTGAGAAACCAGTACCTGAATATCAGGTTCAAGTAAAGTTCAACAGCATACAGATAATAAAGTATGAATAATATATGAGAAAACAATTAACTTTTATTTACTTCAGAAGTAGACCACATACGTTACTGTTCTTTTATGCAGAGTTCTTATATTTGGGGCACATTTTAATAACAAATGACTTTTTTTAGCACAACATACCTATGCCATAGCTTTCATACTGCTGTCTTTCACGTTCCATGGCCTGCTTGATTACAGTTTCTCTGGAACTGTGCTGTCTGGACTGTCTTcctttaatgctattgtgaagaTCAATCTGTTCCAACTCATCACGAAATCGCTGCAGATAACTAACACAGAGAAAACTGTCATTTTAGGgaaattgtggggtttttttaaagtaatactTTTCATCTTGAACAGTAAAGAATATATACAAAAATACTGATATTTAAACTGCCCCTTAATATCATCAACCATCCAGATTCTAAGCAGAAATCTGACAACAAAAGAATGAAcagcataccatatttttcagagtataagagaccTTTTTCCTCCCTGGTAATTTGGGAGCATTTTATATTCTGAATGACACCAGTTgtacaagttctcccacttaaaaagatgagaggcctgtaattgacatcataagtagacctcaaccatgagagataacatgagaaaacacatccagaaaatcacattgtctgatttttaacaaatttatttgcaaattatggtggaaaataagtatttggtcacctacaaagaagcaagatttctggctctcacagaccagtcacttctttaagaggctcctctgtcctccactcattacctgtagtaatggcacctgattgaacttgttatcagtataaaaatcacctgtccacaacctcaaacagtcacacttcaaac
This DNA window, taken from Erythrolamprus reginae isolate rEryReg1 chromosome 7, rEryReg1.hap1, whole genome shotgun sequence, encodes the following:
- the TMA16 gene encoding translation machinery-associated protein 16 translates to MPKTAKAKGGQQEKKVIHPYSRKAAQLAKEAHKQVKKEKLKNEKAFRLSIVGEKLLWFQCHLDPDKMEYTKKEASELVENYLQRFRDELEQIDLHNSIKGRQSRQHSSRETVIKQAMERERQQYESYGIEIPDIVNCKNLQYFRDWDGDLKKLPNIKMRKLSSKDLSSSRMEKANVGAENELPASQDVA